Proteins co-encoded in one Neodiprion lecontei isolate iyNeoLeco1 chromosome 3, iyNeoLeco1.1, whole genome shotgun sequence genomic window:
- the LOC107219867 gene encoding vacuolar protein sorting-associated protein 13 isoform X4, with protein sequence MVFESVIAELLNKVLGDYIENLDHKQLKLSLWGGDVVLKDLLIKESALDKLDQPIKLAYGRLGKLILKIPFKDMWNGQVDAIIEELYLLVVPGSQTQYDAEKEAKTTLEAKQSEIARVERTKREAEVKGPEKLDDSMVEKLVARMIKNIHVEIKKIHVRYEDHTSFKDAPFAIGFTLSNFTVESCDESWTTSGNLKDMHAIAQIYKLCTLDGLGVYLNPTSEQISNQLQYNERYTELFTQGIATMDYKPLGYQYLLGPINAKVKLKLNPKPETDGSNYTIPKVWMDAEMQKLKIGLTKLQYQTIMRLGEGLDRAQKAAPYKKYRPNLTSYRGHYKEWWKFAYTCVLEETIRRCQRNWDWNHMKQHRDTCRSYAKAYHAKLTNKKVAQNILDHLTECERTLDIFNLVIIRQQIELEVERLAEKEKSLKAKRGWFGFLWGSSQTEEEQDLTSAAAIMRKFEEAMTPQEKEKLYRAIDYQENSGLTHYPETYEDVDCRFFLHGLEVFVLDTEKEFPQVLDLQFNGVQVGFKSRPSGNGITATASINNLKLLGVRQQETVPVLLSSEEENSDSMLFAVTYEKNPIDKLCGDRVIIKSTSVQVVYDAHTIIELVSVFKVQDNSTLTQIQAAAAMQLEGLKEMSALGLEYAIEKHSILDIQVDLQASQLIVPHKGFYTGNESLFVLNLGSLKVNSLAKPRDSEAPATVKQLVDMGKSEEDILAQLRTYSYDKFIMKIVNFQALVCLPNENWRETLSTGVVGCMTVLKPTTLEIQLDKCLILDDPLLPKMKILGQLPSVALNISDSRLLEAITIAHSIPLPQNEDVPAPQPLSTKSASQLSLKKELSAIPSMIEKKQSKVALKQTTDLEAKFVMKEFVVTLVQQEGSADSEIQQPFLKIEVLKLEAEMVQRSFDQDVKLRLGGVQVTQYHDKGEIFMINTPMASGIEEYLIIIQYVTVNKHSPEFSTVHGSVLQLLQMEFTKLDVLLHQEAIINVLKFISNVQGRVSATTEHTIETEAVISTPTRFATIHEEGPHLINAGKQKILKATNQRKKRIVVECIDLKIQARVGLIGIKMASDAMDISTFLIKNVVAGYIVKTSYSQANVNIGSIQIADHSSTSIYENIMSVTSSESLQVQAVIYNVEPWEVDKNNMSIKVVMGCHRVVFLNSFVTRVMNFLNHFQAAQEAIKEASAAAAEAAKTNIKDVQEGATRIELGIKIKAPVVYIPMNSKSEHALMLDMGNLTVTNTLKKLEVISEDGNSPIVDEMKIDLQDIKLSRVKLNKNEFVTDNEVLLLHPLSFTFLIKRNLSTAWFTAIPDIDMSGRLKKIELSVSQADYGTIIKVLNENLGETVDNPEPDVAQSSKVSPAVEWNRQQSIKPDLEITRQSEVTKPQEQKQIHTLVKFEFIMDSLVINLFSGGSKLLASDTSPLHLAENGLAKFSLSHFAVKGRMFGDGLLATSILLMNCTLDDTRLNREGSLTRIMERIDEPLQKDESSPEKDAKPIRSMVDMTLRKGINDTFVDVRVFSFSIIVSLDYLMKIKDFFNVEQPPSTQTPPAIVQKGVNETNTKKNKSSVNVQPTATMITLNLHIEKPDIILLEDMDNIDSNCIILNTEVLLKLRMVGDHQTISGSIKDTSILTGIYNPLRRSESIYQVLRPCSISLAGSTPEGKGLHVDICCTDIHVSVSPGVIEILNKVVQTVTKAQDDDEDLVKPEPNYSGVWTITPFRENDYWFLKAETGVEAFEDFTINEGSETDFGYKHELAVVSAPTILLTLEAGVGNKTLPMLLFYLGFQSNVNDWSTRTMSIECTMTLAVAYYNSCLALWEPLIEPMESRKHGKRISSPWELNTKIQFHDLSIDSPSASVASPSTESDPEVPQQSAKMSIDVSSTENLELTVTKTCLDVLKQLGNAFSNAMEPGKMQVVKMAPYLLKNETGLSMTLHLENGYFKVIDDPLAASNSSTGSYMEVVLESGASVELAPTVVKSAKTHILDELKAESVKIQSDNTFVVSFKGIENKLEVPVLRADKRYFSLKHRGDGADEWGIISDVVVEGGSTIVTLRSVLQVHNHFSEPISVYYMTKRGNEVECVGTVEPDQCLNLPIDAVYTPTNELFFNVEGYTVSIIPFIWKDLQKTVSMTKLLQCEPRSHQEYVEPFYIKAVGEIEQVYLENTSRHTMSSTSYNIHLYPSVYLKNFLPLNIVISLPGIMDEKLVEASKILPISTIEPGRSSIVIKLPQYLEKDWSCRVEIQANPPEFSVCSFESYDSPQRVVMDLGIHTSFKHGSLIMALYCPFWMLNKTGLMLYYRKSSKSAGKDHSSPTKRWISSLKPHPRRGEYDKRKGKSSSEDNLNVLYHPETYKGIILFSFSRKAFFGKKKAMIRVEEGEWSDKFSIDVAGSKGVVSCKYKGLVYQIGVHNQLTYNSLTKQITFTPYYVLINNSDFFIECQESERPADPLFKIPPGECTAFWPRSEQEVKTLKAKVVGHPETTPAFIYTDVHTTLLKLENKYGGINVDVQINEGGIYISMSGYTPGNAPALIINHTSHTINLWEKGSMNVRSIQSYNRMFYTWENPAGSRTLVWEDGNKKEIENDLRQDKLGPFTLPEVDEEVFYVTFLDGIQRVLLFTANLKIAEDCELAGALEANDQEITLNIHGVGVSLVNNISRTELLYMCIASSGVIWETRKSLGGQWRALSTKDVIAIEDGYQNYLRELQIGRDPPYRIMLEPKLEVDYLNMQMMKPHRRYIHRTFQTGLWMQYRSSVHQVQLHAKINRLQIDNQLHDCVFPVILAPVPPPKSIVHSSVMKPFAELSILKRLLEHSTVQQFKYFKVLIQEFHIKVDIGFIGAITDLFKDDEASDAEESGLFQQDMKLVTEPLMYHVSQITTAEQKNFFDLLHFSPLKIHISFSMTGSSTQLPQVLNVLLQGIGVTLTDINDIVFKLAYFERQFTFMTHNQLTSEATNHYVGQAIKQAYVLVLGLDVIGNPYGLVVGTMKGIEDLFYEPFQGAIQGPGEFAEGLLLGVRSMFGHTVGGMAGAVSKITGAMGKGIAALTFDKDYQRKRQEQLNKQPANLQEGLARSGKGLVMGVFDGVTGVVMKPISGAKEEGVEGFFKGFGKGVVGLVTRPTAGVIDFASGSFGAVKRATEMGEEVKRVRPPRFLQLDNLVRPYIRHEADGNKILLELEKGKYANTDIYVYHVNVNKDVVLLTDKRIAFLVHNDLFGGWQVEWSYTWTEVGNTPKVVERGVEVPVKETHKKKKLGNFFSGTDHGKIILVSDPEIKQVLCRKIEEQIKQVSS encoded by the exons ATGGTTTTCGAATCGGTCATCGCCGAACTCCTCAACAAGGTGTTAGGCgattatattgaaaatcttGACCACAAACAGCTCAAGCTGAGCTTGTGGGGAG GGGATGTAGTACTGaaagatttattaataaaGGAATCGGCACTTGACAAACTTGACCAACCCATCAAGTTAGCCTATGGCAGGCTGG gAAAATTAATCCTGAAGATCCCTTTCAAGGATATGTGGAATGGCCAGGTGGATGCCATTATCGAAGAACTTTATTTGCTGGTTGTACCTGGTAGTCAAACGCAATATGACGCAGAAAAGGAAGCCAAAACCACACTCGAAGCTAAGCAATCTGAAATTGCCAGAGTAGAACGAACAAAACGAGAAGCTGAAGTTAAAG GTCCAGAAAAACTGGATGATTCAATGGTTGAAAAGTTGGTGGCTcggatgattaaaaatattcacgtggaaataaaaaagatacaTGTCAGATACGAAGATCATACATCATTTAAGGATGCTCCATTTGCCATTGGTTTTACTTTGAGCAACTTTACAGTTGAAAGTTGTGACGAATCATGGACAACAAGTGGTAATCTGAAAGATATGCATGCCATCGCTCAAATTTACAAA TTATGCACTTTGGATGGGTTAGGAGTTTATCTGAATCCAACATCAGAGCAGATTAGTAACCAGCTTCAATACAATGAACGATACACTGAACTTTTTACACAAGGAATTGCTACAATGGATTATAAACCTTTAGGCTACCAATACC TTCTGGGACCAATAAATGCTAAGGTAAAATTGAAGTTGAATCCAAAACCTGAAACCGATGGAAGTAATTATACAATTCCCAAAGTATGGATGGATGCAGAAAtgcaaaagttgaaaataggATTAACAAAGCTTCAGTATCAAACAATAATGAGATTGGGCGAAGGCTTGGACAGGGCACAAAAAGCTGCCCCGTATAAGAAATACAGACCAAATCTAACATCGTACCGGGGTCATTACAAAGAATG GTGGAAATTCGCATATACCTGCGTTTTGGAGGAAACAATTCGTAGGTGCCAAAGAAATTGGGATTGGAATCACATGAAACAGCACAGGGATACCTGTCGTAGCTATGCAAAAGCTTATCATGCAAAACTGACTAATAAAAAAGTGGCACAGAATATTTTGGATCATCTTACAGAATGTGAGAGAACCTTGGACATCTTTAATTTGGTCATCATTAGACAGCAAATTGAACTAGAG GTCGAACGGCTagcagagaaagaaaaaagtcttAAGGCAAAAAGAGGCTGGTTCGGTTTTCTGTGGGGAAGCAGTCAAACAGAGGAAGAACAAGATCTTACTTCAGCGGCAGCTATTA tgCGCAAATTTGAAGAAGCGATGACGCCGcaagagaaagaaaagttgTATCGAGCTATAGACTATCAAGAAAACTCTGGTTTAACTCATTACCCTGAAACATACGAGGATGTTGACTGTCGTTTCTTTCTACATGGACTCGAGGTTTTTGTACTTGATACTGAAAAAGAATTCCCTCAGGTATTGGATTTGCAGTTCAATGGTGTTCAGGTTGGATTTAAATCACGACCATCTGGTAATGGCATAAC GGCTACTGCTTCAATCAACAATTTGAAGCTGCTTGGTGTTAGGCAACAGGAAACAGTTCCTGTGTTATTGTCATccgaagaagaaaattctgACAGCATGTTATTTGCTGTTACTTACGAGAAAAATCCAATTGATAAATTGTGTGGAGATCGTGTTATAATCAAGTCTACTTCCGTACAAGTTGTCTACGACGCACATACCATTATTGAATTAGTTAGTGTATTCAAAGTACAAGATAATTCGACGTTGACTCA AATTCAAGCTGCAGCTGCTATGCAACTAGAAGGTTTGAAAGAGATGTCCGCATTAGGTCTAGAATATGCTATCGAGAAGCACTCTATACTAGACATTCAG GTTGATCTACAAGCATCTCAATTGATTGTACCGCATAAAGGTTTTTATACAGGCAATGAATCGTTGTTTGTACTCAACTTGGGTAGCTTGAAAGTAAATTCCTTAGCAAAACCAAGAGATAGTGAAGCACCTGCTACTGTTAAACAATTAGTTGACATGGGAAAATCCGAGGAAGATATTTTAGCACAACTCAGAACCTACAGTTATGACAAGTTTATTATGAAAATAGTGAATTTTCAG GCACTCGTATGTTTGCCAAATGAGAATTGGCGTGAAACTTTATCTACTGGTGTTGTGGGTTGCATGACTGTGTTGAAACCAACTACTTTGGAAATTCAGCTTGACAAATGTTTGATTCTTGACGATCCTTTACTGcctaaaatgaaaattctggGTCAGCTTCCATCCGTAGCTCTCAACATATCTG ATTCAAGATTGTTAGAAGCGATCACAATTGCGCATAGCATTCCTCTACCGCAAAACGAAGATGTACCTGCACCACAACCATTGAGT ACCAAATCAGCCTCACAATTATCCTTGAAGAAAGAATTGTCTGCAATTCCTTctatgattgaaaaaaaacagtcaAAGGTTGCTTTAAAACAAACAACTGATTTGGAAGCCAAGTTTGTAATGAAAG AATTCGTTGTCACACTCGTGCAACAAGAAGGCTCTGCAGATTCTGAGATACAACAGCCTTTCCTTAAAATTGAAGTATTAAAGTTGGAGGCAGAGATGGTCCAGCGATCGTTTGACCAAGATGTAAAGCTAAGACTTGGCGGTGTACAAGTCACACAGTATCATGACAAGGGAGAGATCTTCATGATAAACACCCCCATGGCCAGTGGCATTGAAGAATATCTTATTATAATTCAATATGTAACT GTAAATAAGCATTCTCCAGAATTCTCCACAGTCCATGGTTCTGTTCTACAGTTATTacagatggagtttaccaagCTGGATGTATTGCTTCACCAAGAAGCTATCATCAATGTTCTTAAATTTATCTCGAATGTTCAG GGCAGGGTATCTGCAACTACTGAACATACTATTGAAACTGAAGCAGTTATATCAACACCAACTCGGTTTGCGACAATTCATGAAGAGGGACCTCATTTGATAAATGCAGGCAAACAGAAGATTCTTAAAGCAACAAACCAAC gtaaaaaaagaatagtCGTTGAATGCATAGATCTTAAAATTCAAGCAAGAGTCGGATTAATAGGAATAAAAATGGCCAGCGATGCCATGGACATCAGTACATTCCTCATAAAAAATGTAGTTGCTGGTTATATTGTGAAGACATCTTATTCACAAGCAAATGTGAATATTGGTTCAATTCAAATTGCTGATCACAGTTCAACGTCTATTTATGAGAAT ATTATGTCAGTAACATCATCAGAGTCTTTGCAAGTTCAAGCTGTAATTTACAATGTTGAACCATGGgaagttgataaaaataatatgtcCATAAAAGTAGTTATGGGCTGCCACAGAGTAGTATTTCTCAATTCATTCGTAACCCGTGTCATG aactttttgaatcattttcaaGCAGCGCAAGAAGCTATCAAGGAAGCATCGGCCGCTGCTGCCGAAGCTGCAAAAACCAATATTAAAGATGTACAAGAAGGAGCGACCCGGATTGAACTGGGCATTAAAATTAAG gCTCCAGTAGTTTATATACCAATGAATTCTAAAAGTGAGCATGCGTTAATGCTTGATATGGGTAATCTGACAGTGACCAACACTTTAAAAAAGTTAGAAGTTATCAGCGAAGATGGCAACTCTCCTATAgttgatgaaatgaaaattgatctaCAAGATATCAAGCTATCAag ggtcaagttgaataaaaacgAATTTGTCACTGATAATGAAGTTTTGTTACTGCATCCTCTTAGCTTCACTTTCCTAATTAAACGGAACCTGTCAACAGCATGGTTCACTGCTATCCCTGATATTGACATGTCtggtagattgaaaaaaattgaactatCAGTTAGTCAGGCCGATTATGGAACAATAATTAAAGTTTTGAACGAAAACTTGGGGGAAACTGTAGACAATCCAGAACCTGATGTTGCCCAATCTTCTAAAGTCTCACCAGCAGTGGAATGGAATAGACAACAATCAA TCAAACCAGATTTAGAAATTACAAGGCAAAGTGAAGTGACAAAACCACAGgaacaaaaacaaatacatACTCTCGTGAAATTCGAATTCATCATGGACAGTTTAGTTATCAATTTGTTTAGTGGTGGATCGAAATTG CTCGCGTCTGATACGTCTCCTTTGCATCTGGCGGAAAACGGGCTGGCCAAGTTTAGTTTGTCTCATTTCGCTGTAAAGGGACGTATGTTTGGTGATGGTTTACTAGCAACGTCTATTCTTTTGATGAATTGCACTTTGGATGATACTAGACTAAACAGAGAAGGGTCTCTGACTAGAATAATGGAAAGGATCGATGAACCACTACAAAAAGACGAATCAAGTCCCGAAAAAGATGCTAAACCCATCAGAAGTATGGTGGACATGACTCTACGAAAAGGAATAAATGATACTTTTG ttgaCGTTCGAGTCTTTTCATTCAGTATAATAGTGTCCCTGGATTATCTAATGAAAATCAAAGATTTCTTTAATGTTGAACAACCACCATCAACCCAAACTCCCCCAGCCATTGTACAAAAGGGCGTCAATGAAACAAACACCAAAAAGAATAAATCATCTGTAAATGTTCAACCTACTGCTACGATGATTACATTAAATCTCCACATTGAGAAACCAGATATAATTCTTCTTGAAGATATGGACAACATTGACTCGAACTGCATCATACTAAAT aCTGAGGTGTTGTTGAAGTTGCGAATGGTAGGTGATCATCAAACTATTTCAGGCTCCATCAAAGACACGTCAATTCTCACTGGAATCTACAATCCGTTACGGAGGTCAGAGTCCATATATCAG GTATTGAGACCCTGCAGTATTAGCTTGGCAGGTTCTACACCAGAAGGAAAGGGTTTACATGTCGATATTTGCTGCACCGACATACATGTTTCAGTTTCTCctg GTGTCATTGAGATACTAAATAAAGTCGTCCAGACAGTGACAAAAGCGCAAGATGATGACGAAGATTTGGTAAAGCCAGAACCAAATTACAGCGGAGTTTGGACAATCACTCCCTTCAGAGAGAATGATTATTGGTTCCTCAAAGCAG AAACGGGGGTTGAAGCATTTGAGGATTTTACTATCAATGAAGGTTCAGAAACAGATTTTGGTTATAAACATGAACTTGCCGTTGTTAGCGCACCTACTATTCTTCTAACTCTGGAGGCTGGAGTTGGAAACAAGACTCTGCCTATGTTACTATTCTATCTCGGTTTCCAAAGCAACGTCAATGATTGGAGCACTAGGACT ATGAGTATAGAATGTACTATGACTTTGGCTGTGGCGTACTACAATAGTTGTTTAGCTTTATGGGAGCCCCTGATTGAACCCATGGAATCAAGGAAACATGGAAAGCGCATTTCATCGCCATGGGAACTGAACACCAAg ATTCAATTCCACGACCTTTCGATAGACTCACCATCTGCAAGTGTTGCAAGTCCAAGTACGGAGAGTGACCCAGAAGTACCTCAGCAATCAGCTAAAATGTCTATAGATGTTTCGTCGACG GAAAACTTGGAATTAACCGTCACCAAGACGTGTCTTGATGTTCTGAAACAACTCGGCAATGCATTCTCGAATGCTATGGAACCTGGCAAAATGCAGGTAGTCAAAATGGCACCGTACCTATTGAAGAATGAGACTGGCCTATCAATGACTCTGCATTTGGAAAATGGTTATTTTAAG GTTATCGACGATCCGTTAGCAGCAAGTAATTCTAGTACTGGATCTTACATGGAAGTAGTACTTGAGTCCGGAGCCTCTGTGGAATTGGCTCCTACAGTCGTGAAATCGGCAAAGACACATATTCTGGATGAACTTAAAGCTGAATCAGTGAAAATCCAAAGTGACAACACCTTTGTCGTATCg TTTAAAGGGATCGAGAACAAACTTGAGGTACCAGTATTAAGGGCAGATAAAAGGTACTTCTCATTGAAGCATCGTGGCGATGGAGCCGATGAGTGGGGAATAATATCTGATGTAGTAGTAGAGGGTGGAAGCACCATTGTTACTCTTAGAAGTGTACTTCAG GTACACAATCACTTTAGTGAACCGATATCGGTTTACTACATGACAAAAAGGGGAAACGAAGTTGAATGTGTTGGTACCGTAGAACCTGATCAATGTCTCAATCTTCCAATAGATGCTGTCTACACACCAACCAATGAGTTATTCTTCAACGTTGAAGG ATATACAGTATCGATAATTCCATTTATCTGGAAAGATCTACAAAAAACAGTTTCCATGACAAAGCTTTTGCAATGTGAGCCCCGATCCCATCAAGAGTACGTCGAACCATTTTACATAAAG GCAGTCGGAGAAATTGAACAAGTTTACTTGGAGAATACAAGTCGACATACTATGTCGAGTACCTCTTATAACATACACTTATATCCTTCGGTGtatctaaaaaattttctgccaTTAAACATCGTCATTTCTTTGCCCGGTATTATGGATGAAAAACTCGTGGAGGCCAGCAAAATTTTACCGATATCTACAATTGAGCCTGGACGGTCTAGTATTGTTATAAAG TTACCACAGTACTTAGAAAAAGATTGGTCATGCAGAGTTGAAATTCAAGCGAATCCACCAGAGTTCTCAGTCTGCTCATTTGAATCATACGACAGTCCACAAAGGGTTGTTATGGACTTAGGCATACATACGTCTTTCAAACACGGCTCTTTAATCATGGCGTTGTACTGCCCATTCTGGATGTTGAACAAGACAGGATTAATGTTGTATTACAGG AAATCGAGTAAGTCCGCAGGCAAAGATCATTCAAGTCCCACCAAG AGATGGATTTCCAGTCTAAAACCTCATCCGCGTCGTGGTGAATATGacaagagaaaaggaaaatcg aGTTCAGAGGACAACTTGAATGTTCTCTACCATCCGGAAACTTATAAGggtattattttgttttcgtttagTAGAAAAGCATTctttggaaaaaagaaagcgaTGATAAGAGTTGAAGAGGGAGAATGGTCAGATAAATTTTCTATTGATGTTGCTGGAAGCAAGGGCGTCGTTTCTTGCAAATACAAGGGTCTTGTTTATCag ATTGGCGTCCATAACCAGCTGACTTACAACTCATTAACCAAGCAAATTACGTTTACCCCATATTATGTTTTGATAAATAACTCCGATTTCTTTATTGAATGCCAAGAAAGTGAGCGACCCGCTGACCCTCTCTTTAAG ATACCTCCTGGTGAATGTACTGCTTTTTGGCCTCGTTCTGAACAAGAAGTGAAAACGTTAAAAGCGAAAGTAGTGGGTCATCCAGAGACAACACCAGCCTTCATCTACACCGACGTTCACACAACATTATTAAAACTCGAAAATAAG TATGGTGGGATAAATGTTGACGTGCAGATTAATGAGGGCGGAATATATATTTCGATGTCGGGTTACACTCCTGGAAATGCTCCCGCTCTTATCATCAACCATACTTCGCACACTATCAATCTTTGGGAGAAAGGATCCATGAATGTCAG ATCAATTCAATCATATAACCGGATGTTTTATACATGGGAAAACCCTGCTGGATCAAGAACGTTAGTTTGGGaagatggaaataaaaaagaaattgaaaatgatctCCGGCAG gATAAGCTAGGTCCGTTTACTTTGCCAGAAGTAGATGAAGAGGTATTTTACGTTACGTTTCTTGACGGCATTCAACGCGTACTGTTGTTTACTgctaatttgaaaattgccgAAGACTGTGAACTGGCTGGAGCTTTGGAAGCTAATGATCAAGAAATCACGCTAAATATTCATGGTGTGGGAGTGTCATTAGTGAACAATATAAGTAGAACCGAACTTCTATACATGTGTATTGCCAG CTCTGGTGTTATTTGGGAAACGCGAAAATCTCTTGGGGGTCAGTGGCGCGCGTTGAGTACAAAAGATGTAATTGCTATCGAAGATGGATACCAGAATTATCTTCGTGAACTTCAAATTGGCAGAGACCCGCCGTATCGAATTATGCTGGAACCTAAATTAGAG GTTGACTACCTCAATATGCAGATGATGAAACCACATCGCCGATATATCCATCGCACTTTCCAAACTGGATTATGGATGCAGTATCGCTCATCTGTACATCAAGTACAGTTGCATGCCAAAATAAATCGTCTTCAGATTGACAATCAATTACATGATTGCGTCTTCCCAGTGATCTTAGCTCCAGTTCCACCTCCAAAGAGCATTGTTCACAGTTCGG TGATGAAACCGTTCGCTGAACTAAGTATTCTCAAACGCCTACTGGAGCACAGTACTGTGCaacaattcaaatatttcaaagtaCTCATTCAAGAATTCCACATCAAGGTCGACATCGGATTCATTGGCGCAATTACGGACTTATTCAAAGATGATGAGGCCAGTGATGCAGAAGAG AGTGGACTGTTTCAACAAGACATGAAGCTAGTCACGGAGCCTCTGATGTATCATGTCAGTCAAATAACTACAGCCGAACAAAAGaactttttcgatttgttGCATTTTTCTCCACTTAAG ATTCATATAAGTTTTTCAATGACTGGAAGTAGCACACAATTGCCACAAGTATTAAACGTATTATTACAAGGGATCGGTGTTACTTTGACGGATATAAATGACATTGTGTTCAA ATTAGCATATTTTGAAAGACAATTCACCTTTATGACGCACAATCAATTGACATCAGAGGCAACAAATCATTATGTAGGACAAGCGATCAAGCAAGCTTATGTTCTTGTCTTGGGCTTAGACGTTATTGGAAATCCATACGGTTTGGTGGTCGGTACCATGAAAGGGATTGAAGATTTGTTCTATGAACCTTTTCAAGGTGCGATTCAAGGTCCTGGTGAATTTGCTGAAGGTTTATTGCTCGGAGTCAGAAGTATGTTTGGGCATACTGTTGGCGGCATGGCAGGAGCCGTATCAAAAATTACTGGAGCCATGG GCAAAGGTATTGCTGCCCTCACGTTTGACAAAGACTATCAACGTAAGAGGCAAGAACAATTAAATAAACAGCCAGCTAACTTGCAGGAAGGTCTTGCACGAAGTGGCAAAGGTTTGGTCATG ggaGTATTCGACGGTGTAACCGGTGTTGTCATGAAACCAATATCAGGTGCAAAAGAAGAAGGCGTTGAAGGATTCTTCAAAGGATTTGGAAAAGGTGTTGTTGGATTAGTTACACGACCAACTGCCGGTGTTATAGATTTTGCTAGTGGTTCATTTGGTGCTGTTAAGCG GGCTACGGAAATGGGCGAAGAAGTGAAAAGAGTCAGGCCACCAAGGTTCCTACAACTGGATAATCTTGTTAGACCATATATTCGACACGAAGCGGATGGCAATAAAATTCTTCTT gaATTAGAGAAAGGAAAATATGCCAATACTGACATTTATGTGTATCACGTCAACGTTAACAAGGATGTAGTTTTGCTCACTGACAAACGCATAGCCTTCCTTGTACACAACGATTTGTTTGGCGGCTGGCAG GTTGAGTGGTCTTACACATGGACAGAAGTTGGTAATACACCAAAGGTAGTCGAAAGAGGAGTGGAAGTTCCAGTGAAAGAGACtcataagaagaagaaacttgGAAATTTCTTTAGTGGCACTGATCACGGAAAAATCATATTAGTTTCAGACCCCGAAATAAAACAG GTTTTATGCAGGAAAATTGAAGAGCAAATCAAACAAGTTTCATCATAA